The nucleotide sequence GCCGGTACCGGGCTGACGGTGATGACGAGTTCGACGCCGCTGGGGTATCTGATCGGGTGCTACGTCCTGTTCGCGATCGGATTCGGGCTGGTGAACGCGCCGATCACCAACACGGCCGTGTCCGGGATGCCGATCAGCCAGGCGGGTGTGGCTGCCGCGATCGCCTCGACCAGCCGTCAGATCGGGGCGACGCTGGGTGTGGCCGTCATCGGATCGGTGCTCGCCGCCGGCACGATCAGCGCCGGCAGCAAGGGCCACCCGGCCGGCCAGGCCGCCGGGATCCTCGAGAGCGCTGCCACCGCCTGGTGGATCGTGGCCGGTTGCGGCCTCTCCGTCCTGCTGCTGGGTCTGCTGACCACCGGAAGTTGGGCACGGTCGACGGCCGGCCGCGCCGCCGAATTGATGAAGGCGGAAGAACTGTCGGTCCCCGAACCTGCCGCCCGATGAGTGACCGGAACGCCCAGATCGCCGCCTGGCAGACAGTTCGCGACGTGGTGATGGAGCATCTCGCGCTGCGGCGCGCCGAGGTGCACGCCCGGTTGGGCCTGAGTTTCACCAGGGTCAAGGCCCTGGGACGGCTGGCCGGCGGGCGTCTGTCGATGGGCGAACTGGCCGCGGCGCTCGATACGGATCCGCCGTACACCAGCGTCATCGTGGACGACCTGGTGCAGCGACAGCTGGTAGTGCGCAGCGCGGATCCCGACGACCGTCGACGCAAGCTGGTCGGTCTGACCGCAGCCGGCGCGGAATACGCATCCACCGCCGAGTCGATCCTGGGTCAGCCGCCCGAGGGGTTCGCGTCTCTGGGCGCCGCCGAACTCGGGGCCCTCACCGCAGCGTTCCGGCGACTGGGCCACGGAGCCGTCACGACTCGGTGATCGTCGCCCCGGTGTCGCAGATCGGCACCTGCCGGCCGGCGAAACCCCTGCGCTGCCACCGCTGCAGGTCCATGTCCGACGTCACCAGCGCCAGCACCGACGGCCCGGCACCGGAGATGACCGCAGCGATCCCGGCGCCGCGCAGGTCGTCCATCAACGCGGCCGACTCCGGCATCGAGGACGCCCGGTACGGCTGGTGCAGGCGGTCCTGGCTGGCCTCCAGCAGGTAACCGGGATCCACGGTCATGGCGTGCACCATCAGCGCGGCTGCGGCCGAGTTCGCCGCCGCAGCGGCATGCGGAACCGTCTGCGGCAGCAGCGTTCTGGAGTGATGCGTCGACGAAGCCTTCGAGGCCGAGAAGATGACCGCCCTGATGTCCGGGTGCACCTGCAGCCGAACGGCGGCCGCCGACGAGTCGGCCCTTGTCCACGCCAGGGTGAAGCCGCCCAGCAGTGCCGGGGCGACGTTGTCGGGATGACCCTCCATCTCGTTCGCCAACTGCAGCACTGCATCGTCGGAAAGTCGCGCGGGGTCGGCGAGCAGTGCGCGACCCAGCAGGAGACCCGTCACGATCGCCGCCGCCGACGAACCCTGGCCCCCACCGTGCGGAATGCAGTTGCGGCAGCGCAGATGAATCGACGGAAGCTCCAGATCGACTGCAGCCCATGCCTTAGCCATGGCCTGCACCACGAGATGAGTGGCGTCGGTGGGTACCTCACCGGCCCCGGCCCCCTCGACCTCGACCCGGAGGCCGCCCGGGTGCAGCGCGGCCGAGGCTTCGTCGTAGCGCTGCAGCGCCAGTCCGAAGCAGTCGTAGCCAGGTCCGAGATTCGCCGAGGTGGCCGGCACCCTGACGGTCACGCTCACGTGAGATCCAGCGCCTGCGCAACGGCTTCGGCGGCCACCGGGATCACCGTGGGGGTCTCCATCGCCATCAGAGCGGTCTGCGGGTCCTTGAGCCCGTGACCGGTCACCGTGCAGACCACCAGCGAGCCCCTGGGCAGTCGGCCGTCCCGCGCGGTCGCGAGCAGTCCGGCGATGGACGCGGCCGAGGCGGGCTCCACGAACACGCCCTCGGTGGTGGCCAACAGGCGGTAGGCGTGCAGGATCTGATCGTCGGTGACCATGTCGATCAGCCCACCCGACGCGTCCCTGGCGTTGATGGCACCGTTCCAGGACGCCGGCGCACCGATCCTGATCGCGGTGGCGATCGTCTCCGGATCGGAGATCGGGTGCCCGAGCACCAGGGGCGCGGCGCCGGAGGCCTGGAAACCGAACATCCGCGGCACGGCGGTGATGATGCCGTCCGCGAGGTACTCGGTGTAGCCCTTCCAGTACGCGGTGATGTTCCCGGCATTGCCGACCGGCAGGAAGTGCAGATCCGGCGCCCGGCCCAACACGTCGCAGACCTCGAAGGCCGCCGTCTTTTGGCCCTCGATCCGGACCGGGTTGACCGAGTTGACGAGGGCGATCTCCTCGTGCGCGGCAGCCGTTTTGCGGGCCAGCTCCAGGCAGTCGTCGAAGTTGCCCTGCACCTGCAGGATCTGCGCCCCGTACATGACGGCCTGGGCCAGCTTCCCGGTGGAGATCTTGCCCTCGGGGATCAACACCGCGCAGGACAGGCCGGCCCTGGCGGCGTAGGCCGCCGCCGATGCGGAGGTGTTCCCGGTGGAGGCACAGATGACGGCTCTGGCCCCGGACGCCAGCGCGTGGGTGACGGCGACCGTCATACCGCGGTCCTTGAACGATCCGGTGGGATTGGCGCCCTCGATCTTGAGCCACACGTCGGCTTCGACCAGGGCCGAGAGTGCCGGTGCCGCAAGCAATGGGGTGCCGCCCTCGAGCAGGGTGACCGGCCTGGCACCGGGCGGGATCGCGACCCGGTCGGCGTAGGCGGCGATCAGGCCGGGCCAGCCCACGGCGGCCTTCGCAGCCGCTGTCGATGGGGAACTGGTGCTCACGCCACATCTCCTATGACTCGCATGACCGAGGTCACCCGGTTGACCGAATCCAGCTCCGAGAGCCTGCCGACCGTGGCCGACAGGGCGGCATCAGGGGCCGAGTGGGTGACGACCACCAGGGTGGCCTCGGCTCCCCGGCCCTGCTGTCGCACCGTCGAGATGGAGATGCCGGCCTCGGCGAACGCGGTGGCGACGGCGGCCAGCACGCCGGCCCTGTCGTCCACGTCGAGGCTGATGTGGTACCGGCAGGAGACCTGGCCCATCGGCTGCACCGGCAGCGCCGCGTACGCCGACTCCCGCGGGCCACGCCCGCCGCTGATCTTGTTGCGGGCCACCGCGACCAGGTCGCCCAACACGGCCGAAGCGGTCGGCGCACCGCCCGCGCCGGGCCCGTAGAACATCAGCCGGCCGGCTGATTCGGCCTCCACGTAGACCGCGTTGTAGGCCCCGTCGACGCCGGCCAGGGGATGCGTCCTGGGCAGCATCACCGGATGCACCCTGGCCGACACCGCGTCCCCGTGCTTCCCGGTGACCCGTTCGCAGATGGCCAGCAGCTTGATCACGCAGTTCAGCTCGGCGGCGGCCTGGATGTCGGCCGCCGTGACGTCGGCCATGCCCTCGCGGTGCACGTCGGCGGCACCGACCCGGCTGTGGAAGCCGATGGAGGCCAGGATGGCGGCCTTCGCCGCCGCGTCGAAGCCGTCGACGTCGGCCGTCGGGTCGGCTTCGGCGTAGCCGAGCCGGGTGGCCTCCTCGAGTGCCGCTTCGTAGCTCGATCCCTCGGACGTCATGGCCGAGAGGATGAAGTTGGTGGTGCCGTTGACGATTCCCATGATCCGGGAGATCCGGTCGCCGGCCAGCGATTCCCGGATCGGTCGGATCAGCGGGATGGCCCCGGCCACCGCCGCCTCGAAGTAGAGGTCGGCGCCGGCCGCGTCCGCCGCCTCGTAGAGCACCGGGCCCTCCTCGGCCAGCAGCGCCTTGTTGGCCGTCACCACCGCGGCACCCCGTCGGAGCGCGGTGAGCAGCAGTTCCCTGGTCGGATCGATCCCGCCGATGACCTCGATGACCACATCGACGTCCTCGCGGGCTACCACGGCGGCGGCGTCGTCGGTGAGGAGCTCGCTCGGGATGTCCGGATGGTGGTGGAGCCGGCGAACGGCGACGACGACGAGCTCCAGGGGGGCACCGACGCGGGCGGAGAGTTCCTCGCCCTGCTCGCGCAGCAGCCGGACCACCTGGGACCCGACGACGCCCGCGCCAAGGACGGCCACCCGTACCGACTTCACCGCCGGCCCCGCCGGGCGTTGTCCCGGAACAGGATGGCCGCGTAGATCAGCAGGGCGATGACCACGAGCACCGCCAGCAGGGCGATCGTCAGCTTCAGCCACTGGGGCATGCTGGGTTTGATCAGGACCACCACGATCAGGACGGCGGCAAGTCCCAGCAGGATGGCGGCCGGCACCGCCGACGGTTGCTTCGGCGGGGTGGTCGGTGCATCAGGCATGGTCACCAGGTCTCCAGGAGCTGCAGATCGTCGTCGGTCTCACGGCGCAGCAGCTGACGGGAGGTTCCGTCGGCCACCGCGACCAGAGGCGGCCGGGGAAGCCGGTTGTAGTTGCTGGCCATCGCGTAGCAGTAGGCACCGGTTGCCGCCACCGCGATCAGGTCGCCCACCGCGAGGTCCGCAGGAAGATAGCAGTCCCGGACGACGATGTCGCCGCTCTCGCAGTGCTTGCCGACCACGCGGCATCGGGCGGCCGGTGCGGTGGACGATCTGGAGGCCAGCACCACGGTGTAGTCGGCGTCGTACAGAGCCGTCCGGATGTTGTCACTCATCCCTCCGTCGACCGAGACGTA is from Nakamurella sp. PAMC28650 and encodes:
- a CDS encoding homoserine dehydrogenase — protein: MKSVRVAVLGAGVVGSQVVRLLREQGEELSARVGAPLELVVVAVRRLHHHPDIPSELLTDDAAAVVAREDVDVVIEVIGGIDPTRELLLTALRRGAAVVTANKALLAEEGPVLYEAADAAGADLYFEAAVAGAIPLIRPIRESLAGDRISRIMGIVNGTTNFILSAMTSEGSSYEAALEEATRLGYAEADPTADVDGFDAAAKAAILASIGFHSRVGAADVHREGMADVTAADIQAAAELNCVIKLLAICERVTGKHGDAVSARVHPVMLPRTHPLAGVDGAYNAVYVEAESAGRLMFYGPGAGGAPTASAVLGDLVAVARNKISGGRGPRESAYAALPVQPMGQVSCRYHISLDVDDRAGVLAAVATAFAEAGISISTVRQQGRGAEATLVVVTHSAPDAALSATVGRLSELDSVNRVTSVMRVIGDVA
- a CDS encoding MarR family winged helix-turn-helix transcriptional regulator → MSDRNAQIAAWQTVRDVVMEHLALRRAEVHARLGLSFTRVKALGRLAGGRLSMGELAAALDTDPPYTSVIVDDLVQRQLVVRSADPDDRRRKLVGLTAAGAEYASTAESILGQPPEGFASLGAAELGALTAAFRRLGHGAVTTR
- the thrB gene encoding homoserine kinase, which encodes MSVTVRVPATSANLGPGYDCFGLALQRYDEASAALHPGGLRVEVEGAGAGEVPTDATHLVVQAMAKAWAAVDLELPSIHLRCRNCIPHGGGQGSSAAAIVTGLLLGRALLADPARLSDDAVLQLANEMEGHPDNVAPALLGGFTLAWTRADSSAAAVRLQVHPDIRAVIFSASKASSTHHSRTLLPQTVPHAAAAANSAAAALMVHAMTVDPGYLLEASQDRLHQPYRASSMPESAALMDDLRGAGIAAVISGAGPSVLALVTSDMDLQRWQRRGFAGRQVPICDTGATITES
- the thrC gene encoding threonine synthase is translated as MSTSSPSTAAAKAAVGWPGLIAAYADRVAIPPGARPVTLLEGGTPLLAAPALSALVEADVWLKIEGANPTGSFKDRGMTVAVTHALASGARAVICASTGNTSASAAAYAARAGLSCAVLIPEGKISTGKLAQAVMYGAQILQVQGNFDDCLELARKTAAAHEEIALVNSVNPVRIEGQKTAAFEVCDVLGRAPDLHFLPVGNAGNITAYWKGYTEYLADGIITAVPRMFGFQASGAAPLVLGHPISDPETIATAIRIGAPASWNGAINARDASGGLIDMVTDDQILHAYRLLATTEGVFVEPASAASIAGLLATARDGRLPRGSLVVCTVTGHGLKDPQTALMAMETPTVIPVAAEAVAQALDLT